A window from Temnothorax longispinosus isolate EJ_2023e chromosome 1, Tlon_JGU_v1, whole genome shotgun sequence encodes these proteins:
- the Klp64d gene encoding kinesin-like protein KIF3A has product MPGTEDSTTELGEIENVRVVVRVRPLSSKEFDTHCKNIIEVDALNAEITVENTNAAHGEPPKVFSFDAVFDTDSTQVDIYNETARPIVDKVLQGYNGTIFAYGQTGTGKTYTMSGAKTSPQARGIIPNTFAHIFGHIAKADENQKFLVRATYLEIYNEEVRDLLGKDQNTRLEVKERPDIGVFVKDLSGYVVNNADDLDRIMSLGNKNRVVGATAMNVSSSRSHAIFTITVESSQIGEDGEQHVKMGKLHLVDLAGSERQSKTKATGQRLREATKINLSLSTLGNVISALVDGQSSHVPYRNSKLTRLLQDSLGGNSKTLMCANISPADINYDETISTLRYANRAKNIKNHARINEDPKDALLRQFQVEIEQLRKQLEENGAELSESEDESEDSDESRETKRDKKARRRRSQIMSVEELENRDTDSTEKVDKAERDDKSPVDKDVIELKKTQTEKEALREKMQNLQNKILVGGENLLEKAEAQEQLLAATAVELEQRKSREEQLKRAIKAKEAERIDIEEKYSSLQEEAAGKTKKLARVYTMLMSVKAELSDLQQEHQREMEGLLEGVRGIGRELQLQNLIVNHYIPVQYQTMIKRYVHWNEDIGEWQLKCVAYTGNNMRKAQTASPIGNNKDTMPPDMSNIYLSYNIGTDNTFVQPKKVRSRSGVPRPTTAHRRTPH; this is encoded by the exons ATGCCGGGGACCGAA GACAGCACGACGGAGCTGGGAGAGATAGAAAATGTCAGGGTGGTGGTGCGAGTTCGGCCGTTGAGCAGCAAGGAGTTTGACACCCACTGCAAGAACATAATAGAGGTGGACGCTCTGAACGCCGAGATCACCGTAGAGAATACGAATGCGGCTCACGGAGAGCCACCGAAGGTCTTTTCCTTCGACGCGGTATTCGACACGGACTCGACCCAGGTGGACATCTACAACGAGACCGCCAGGCCTATCGTGGACAAGGTTCTGCAGGGCTACAATGGGACGATCTTCGCGTACGGCCAGACCGGCACCGGCAAAACTTACACCATGTCCGGCGCCAAAACCTCCCCGCAGGCCAGAGGAATCATTCCAAATACGTTTGCTCACATCTTCGGTCACATAGCCAAAGCTGACGAGAATCAGAA ATTCCTCGTGCGTGCAACATACCTAGAGATCTATAATGAGGAGGTACGAGATTTGCTCGGTAAGGATCAGAATACTCGATTGGAGGTGAAGGAAAGGCCGGACATCGGAGTGTTTGTGAAAGATCTGAGCGGGTACGTGGTGAACAATGCCGACGATTTGGATCGTATTATGTCTCTCGGCAATAAAAATC GTGTTGTCGGGGCTACTGCCATGAATGTGTCCAGCTCCCGGTCCCACGCGATATTTACAATTACGGTCGAATCTAGTCAGATCGGTGAAGATGGGGAGCAGCATGTGAAAATGGGGAAGCTCCATTTGGTGGATTTAGCC GGATCAGAAAGACAAAGCAAGACAAAGGCGACGGGTCAGCGGCTTCGCGAAGCCACTAAGATTAACTTGTCACTGTCCACATTGGGAAACGTAATATCCGCGCTGGTTGACGGACAAAGCTCTCACGTGCCTTACAGAAATTCCAAACTGACTAGATTGCTTCAGGACTCGTTAGGTGGCAATTCGAAAACGTTGATG TGCGCAAACATTAGCCCAGCAGATATAAATTACGACGAGACTATAAGTACTTTACGTTACGCGAATCGcgcgaaaaatatcaagaatCACGCGAGGATCAACGAGGATCCGAAGGATGCTTTGCTTCGTCAGTTCCAAGTTGAGATCGAACAGTTGCGCAAACAGTTGGAGGAGAATGGTGCGGAGCTCTCAGAATCGGAAGATGAATCGGAGGATTCGGACGAATCAAGAGAAACGAAACGAGATAAGAAGGCTCGACGTAGAAGGAGTCAAATAATGTCGGTGGAAGAATTGGAGAACAGAGACACTGACTCGACAGAGAAGGTCGACAAGGCCGAGAGGGACGATAAGAGTCCAGTGGATAAAGACGTCATCGAACTGAAGAAGACTCA GACCGAGAAGGAAGCACTGCGAGAGAAGATGCAGAatttacagaataaaatattagtggGCGGCGAAAATCTGTTAGAGAAGGCGGAGGCTCAGGAACAATTATTAGCTGCCACAGCAGTCGAACTCGAGCAGCGGAAGAGCCGAGAGGAACAATTGAAGAGGGCCATTAAGGCGAAAGAAGCAGAACGCATTGACATTGAAGAAAAGTATTCATCACTGCAGGAGGAAGCGGCTgggaaaacgaaaaaattagCGCGCGTGTACACGATGTTGATGTCCGTCAAGGCGGAGCTGTCCGATCTGCAGCAGGAACACCAAAGAGAGATGGAGGGACTTCTGGAAGGTGTACGGGGAATCGGCAGAGAGCTGCAGCTGCAGAATCTCATTGTGAACCATTATATTCCCGTTCAGTACCAA ACGATGATCAAGAGATATGTTCACTGGAATGAGGATATAGGCGAATGGCAGCTAAAATGCGTGGCATATACAGGGAATAATATGCGCAAAGCACAGACCGCATCGCCGATAGGGAATAATAAAGAC ACAATGCCGCCAGACATGTCGAACATATATCTCTCTTACAACATCGGGACAGACAATACGTTTGTGCAACCGAAGAAAGTGCGAAGCCGTTCTGGCGTTCCCAGACCAACTACCGCACATCGACGTACACCGCACTAA